From one Solanum lycopersicum chromosome 12, SLM_r2.1 genomic stretch:
- the LOC138340406 gene encoding uncharacterized protein translates to MHDFLMAEDSELWNIFLDGPFISVIEEKDREKTRLVPKPRQKYDEADRKKIEKGYKAKTLLVYGIGPDKFNCVSACESAKEIWDCLKIAHEGTEQIKESKIDMDLATWGDSSSDSEDPDEPNDMSMMVVHEEEPYSMKCMLSWLIQKMKKRMTSFTKNKIKYEEKMSKMKDKMVSLESDNIELKKQLTQINEEAEKLNGRTNGLQVSERSSSQCWYMDSGCSKHMTGDIKNFLSLKTLQGGGVSFSDGKKGYILGVVKVGKYLEESIDNVYHVQSRNGKKYILVTVDESLKMFVLNNGKDDLGKSDLRSDEGVFVGYSSSSKAYRIFNKITQCIEESIHVVFDEDENLKSNGSNDEDEVIKLFNSQKIEGSEALSQSTSKSPENDAIIEEEEHVDQLNQSALRPGWKHSSSHPLDNLIYPLNFGIHTRSKTRNLVAFSAFISSIEPKNVKEALGDAD, encoded by the exons atgcatgattttctCATGGCTGAAGATAGTGAGCTATGGAATATCTTCCTAGATGGACCATTTATTTCGGTGATAGAAGAAAAGGATAGAGAGAAAACCAGGCTTGTTCCAAAACCTagacaaaaatatgatgaagcTGATAGGAAGAAGATCGAAAAGGGTTACAAGGCAAAAACTCTTCTTGTCTATGGGATAGGGCCAGATAAGTTCAATTGTGTCTCAGCCTGTGAGTCTGCAAAAGAAATCTGGGACTGCTTAAAAATAGCTCATGAGGGAACTGAACAAATCAAAGAGTCAAAGATTGATATG GATCTTGCTACATGGGGAGACTCTTCAAGTGACTCAGAAGATCCTGATGAACCAAATGACATGTCTATGATGGTGGTTCATGAAGAGGAACCATATTCAATGAAATGTATGCTTTCATGGCTCatacagaaaatgaagaagaggatgACAAG TTTTACTAAAAACAAGATTAAATATGAGgagaaaatgtcaaaaatgaaagataaaatGGTGTCTCTAGAGTCTGACAACATTGAACTTAAAAAACAGTTGACTCAGATAAatgaagaagctgaaaagctAAATGGAAGGACAAATGGTTTACAA gtgagtgagaggagcagcagtcaatgttggtatatggacagTGGATGCTCTAAACATATGACAGGTGACATCAAAaatttcctctcactcaagacacttcagggaggaggtgtctcttttagtgatggaaagaaggggtacattttgggagttgttAAAGTGGGAAAGTATCTTGAAGAATCAATTGACAATGTGTATCAT GTTCAAAGCAGAAATGGTAAGAAATACATTCTGGTGACAGTTGATGAATCACTCAAG ATGTTTGTGTTGAACAATGGAAAGGATGATCTAGGAAAATCTGATCTtagaagtgatgaaggagtgtttgttggatattcttcatcaagCAAAGCATACAGAATCTTCAACAAGATAACTCAATGTattgaagaaagcattcatgttGTGTTTGACGaagatgaaaatttgaaaagcaatggatcaaatgatgaagatgagGTGATTAAGCTGTTCAATTCACAAAAAATTGAGGGAAGTGAAGCCC TCAGTCAAAGCACCTCAAAATCTCCAGAAAATGATGCcatcattgaagaagaagaacatgtTGATCAGCTCAACCAGTCTGCTTTGAGACCAGgatggaaacatagttcatcacatcctcttgataatctTATCTATCCTTTGAACTTTGGAATTCAcactagatcaaaaacaagaaatctagttgcattctcagcattcatatcatctattgagccTAAGAATGTGAAAGAGGCATTAGGTGATGCAGACTAG